The sequence TCCAATGTAGTTATAGCCTAGTTGAACTGCTCCTTGTGTGGTTTTAAAATCAAATGTATCATAAGCACCCGATACATTTTGTCCTTTTAATTTCAGGTCTTGAAAGTGCATGTAAGAATCGTAAAGTTGCGTATACCCACGTTCAACGATCTGATTATACTCTTCAATATTTTTAACAATTTCTTGAAAGGATTCCAATCTTTCGGTTTGAGTATCCTTTTCTTCAAGCATTGTGTCAGACTTTGAGACTTCTTCTGTTTTAAGTGTCACTGTGTCTTGTAGATATTCATAAATCTGTTTCCCAATGACACGTGGAAAATCAATCGGTTGATGATTGAGTAAAAAATTAAACAACGCTTTATTATCAGAGTGATGTTCTAAGAGGTAAGCCCCTATAGAATCATTAAAGGAGGACTCAAAAGCTCTATAAGTATTTACTTTTGCCGAATCTCTTAGATTGTTATCTGAAGCTAAAGTATCTCTCATTTGCTCTACAAGTGCTACCAATTCCTCGTCGGTAGTCTCGGAAGGGAAATCGGGATAAAACGTAGGAATGATTTCTTTCATTGCCCAGATTTGCTCAGGATTAAAACTGGGAAAATCATTGCTAGAATCTTGTTCAATTTCTGAAATATTTTCTAAAGCAACTGTTTCTTTTTTATCAATATCATCATTTATAACATTAAAGTCAACATCTGCAGTAATTTCGTCAATTGATTCATTGAGAGTCGCTTGATTTAACATTAAATCATCAGTCAGACTAGAAACTTGTTCGTATCGCTCATTAATTAACTTGGTCAATTGGCGAGAAAAACTGTTAGCGAGGGAAAAAGTTCGTAAGAGATTATCTTCAGCATTTAATTGCTTAAAAGACTCTAAAATATGATTAGAAAAATCTTCATGACCTACACCCGTATCTAAATAAGCTCCAAACTCTTCAAAAATATTATACTGTGCAATAGAGAGGGCTACAGAACGTTGACGGTCGGAATAGCCAGATAGATTGGGGACTGTCTTCTCAATATAATCTTTAATGAACATTGTTGAACTATCTAAAAACTCATCTTCATCTCTATTTCCAAGAAGATAATCATGACCTGAAATGTCTGCGAGTGAGTTAACTAACACTCGATTTGAAAGAAGTGTACTTTTGATTTCAAAAGGGTTAATCAAAGTGGTTTGTGCTAGATCAAATAAAACCTCTTGTACTCGACCGTTGGAATCCCAAAGTCGAACACTTGCTTTTTGACCAAATTGCACACTTGATTCATTCGTTAAATCCTTCCAGAAATCAAAAGAACCCAGAATACAAGCTTCAGGGTTCTGAATATATATTGAAATCACCTCATTGATAGGGCGCAGATGATGATAACGATTAAATCTGAGGAAATCAAGTTGTTCCTCTTTACTTAATTTTGTAAATTCTGCGATAAATTGTTGTTGGGCTTTGACCACTTCGTCTCGGTTCATCGTTTACCTCATTTCTTTAAATTTTTATTAGCCCTCAACTTGTAAAGGCTCTTGTATTGGTTGTTTTCCATCCAATTGAGCAAGTCCGCTACGATACCATTGGTTTAAATACTGACGACGAAGGTCAATCCGCTTTTCAATCTCGTCTTTTTTATCTTGCTCCATTTGAATGATTGCATTATTTTTTTCAGTGGTTAACTTTTCAGCATATTCTGATGAAATTCTAGTTTCTTTTTCCTCGAACTTTTGCCGTTCTTGCTCAATCGCTTCTTTCTTTTGAGTCTCAACTTCTTCTTGTACTTTCTTCAAGATTCCATCTTTTTTCATTTCAAATTCAAGAGCAACTTCATGCTCGATTTTAGGACGAATATTCCAACCTTCTTTAAGAGAAAAAAGTTTAGAAAACTCACTTGGTAAGTCTTCTAAGACTTTTTCATCCAAGACCTCAAGTGAGAGGGGGACTTCTTTAGCAGCTGTCGCTTTAAACCCACTTAAGCTATTTCCGCAAGATGAACAAAATCTTGCCCCCTCAACATTTTTAAAACCACATTGAGCACATTGTCCCTCTTCCTCATTTGAACTTGATTCTTTTGAGGGTTCGTCAAAAGTATTAACATGTTCGTTGTTTTCAGTATTAGTTGAGATAATAGGTCTAGAAATAGATTTTGCGAGTTCTTTATACTCGCTTTCTTCCTTATCTTCTGCAGATGATTGATTAATTTGTTTCCGAAGACGCTCAATTTCAGCATCTTTTTCCGCAATCAAAGTATCAGGAAAAGGTCTTAGTTTTTGTTGGGAATCATCGATTTGTTCCTTGTTGACCTCATCTTGAATATTTTCCTCAACTGGCACTTTTTCTACTTCTTCATTTTCCGTAATTTCCTTATTAGAAATCTCAACCTCAAATGGTCTGATGTTAATGGCATGTGGTTTATTTGAATTAAAGTTGTCAAGTAAAGCATAGAAATCTGTAGAGACAGGCATTGGTAGTTCAAGCGTTAGCCCATAAATTGTTTGCTTTTCATTCTTTTTAAAAACGTTGAATGCTGCCTCACGTTCATCACGTAACAACAGCTGGTTAATGCTTTCAATTGTTACCACAAAATCGTCAAA is a genomic window of Lactococcus sp. S-13 containing:
- a CDS encoding zinc ribbon domain-containing protein yields the protein MFWNNLKSSKKVSYEVSDNLGLTDSEKQGIEVNKAFDDFVVTIESINQLLLRDEREAAFNVFKKNEKQTIYGLTLELPMPVSTDFYALLDNFNSNKPHAINIRPFEVEISNKEITENEEVEKVPVEENIQDEVNKEQIDDSQQKLRPFPDTLIAEKDAEIERLRKQINQSSAEDKEESEYKELAKSISRPIISTNTENNEHVNTFDEPSKESSSNEEEGQCAQCGFKNVEGARFCSSCGNSLSGFKATAAKEVPLSLEVLDEKVLEDLPSEFSKLFSLKEGWNIRPKIEHEVALEFEMKKDGILKKVQEEVETQKKEAIEQERQKFEEKETRISSEYAEKLTTEKNNAIIQMEQDKKDEIEKRIDLRRQYLNQWYRSGLAQLDGKQPIQEPLQVEG